AAACGTTACATAAAAAAGCAAATTACAGGAAAATACAGAAAAAATTAAAAACATCAGGCAAGCCAGGAGCCTTTTTAAAAGGTTCTCGGAATTTTCCAGGAATTAATAGAAAATGCATAAATTCTATGGACAGCCGTTATTTTTTCCTATATAATAGTTTTTAAACGAAGGAGGAATCACGATCGGAAGAACTGCTGAGAAATGCCGGGCAATTTTAAAAAAATGCATGAGATCCGCCATGTGGGCTTCATGACGTTTTGTGTAGAAGTGTTCAGGCGCGGCGGTGCGCGCATTCTGCAGCGTTTGCGCGGCCGCAGATTGGCCGCCGGATTTTCAGGCGGAGAGAAATTTCAAAACGGGGATGCCCGGCTTTCGGGCCGGCGTTCTCCGCTGTTTTCCATCTTTTTTTCAAGGCAGCGTTTTCTTTTCAGGGGATGCCGCCTGGAAATGGGATGCCCGGAAATCCGGAAAATCTGGCGAAAGCTTGGCAGCCACGGATTTTTCCGCGGTGAGAATACAAATGATATTGGAGGTTGACGTCTTAGAATGAACTGGCATGCTGAATCTCTGGATAAGGTCAGAGAATCCTTACAGACCGATTGCGAACAGGGCTTGACCCAGGCGGAAGCGCAGGCACGTCTGGAGAAGTACGGCCACAATAAACTGAAGGAAAAAGCCGCGCGCACCTTTTTCCAGCGCTTTATGGATCAGATGAAGGACGTGATGATCATCATCCTTCTGATTGCGGCGCTGATTTCGGCCGGCCTGAGCGTTTACAACACGATGAACGGACAGGAAGCCGAATGGATCGAGCCGATCGCCATCATCCTGATCGTCGTTTTGAACGGTATCATCGGGGTCGTTCAGGAGAGCAAGGCGGAAGCCGCTCTGGAGGCGCTGAAGGACATGTCCGCGCCGAACGCCAAAGTGGTGCGCGACGGTAAGATCCAGTCGGTTCCGGCGTCGGAGGTCGTCCCCGGCGACGTGGTGGAGCTGGAAGCCGGCGACTTTATCCCCGCGGACTGCAGGCTGATCTCTTCCTCCACCCTGAAATGCGATGAAGCCGCCCTGACCGGAGAATCCCTGCCTTCGGAGAAGGAAGCGGTCGACGGCCTTGCGGAAGACGCCGCGCTCGGCGACAGATGCAACATGGTCTATTCCGGCTGCGCCGTCTCCTACGGCCACGCCCGCGCGGTTGTGGCGGAAACGGGGATGAACACCGAGATGGGCAAGATCGCCACCCTGCTGGAGGGCGAGGACAACAACATGACCCCGCTTCAGGTGAAGCTGGCCCAGCTCGGCAAATACCTCGGCTTCCTCGCGCTCGGCATCTGCGCGATCATCTTTGTGATCGGCGTGATTGACCGCCTGCCGCTGCTCGACATGTTCATGACGGCCGTTTCCCTCGCCGTCGCGGCGATCCCGGAAGGCCTGCCCGCGATCGTGACGATCGTGCTCGCCATCGGCGTGCAGCGCATGGTTGCGAAAAACGCGATCATCCGCCAGCTTCCGGCGGTGGAGACCCTCGGATGCACAACGGTGATCTGTTCGGATAAAACCGGCACCCTGACCCAGAACCGCATGACCCTGGTGCAGGCTTATACCGAAGGGGAACCCGTTCCGCTCAACGGGGACCGGAAGCCGAACGATTCCACAGTGGCCCTTCTTCGCATGGCCACGCTCTGCACCGACGGCGTCGTCGACGTGGTGGACGGCGTGGAAAAGCATATGGGCGACCCGACGGAGACCGCCATTGTGGCGTGCGCTTTACATAACGGCATCACAAAGGCCGACCTGAATGAAAAGTATCCGCGCGTCGGCGAGATCCCGTTCGATTCCGACCGCAAGCTGATGACCACGGTGAACCGCTTCGACGGCAAGTACGTCGTCATCGTCAAGGGCGCGCCGGATATCCTGTTCGGGCGCTGCGTCTCGGGCGACCTGGAAGCCGCGGCCCGCGCGAATGAAAAAATGGCCGACGACGCCCTGCGCGTTCTGGCGGTCGCCTGCAAGACGCTGGATGAGGAGCCGAAGGAATACACCTGCGAGGCTCTGGAGCAGGGCCTGAGCCTTGCCGGCCTTGTCGGCATGATCGACCCGCCGCGCCTCGAGGTCAAGGATTCCATCCGCGAGTGCAAAACGGCTGGCATCCGCACCGTCATGATCACTGGCGACCATGTGAACACGGCTTCCGCAATCGCGAAGGATCTGGGAATTCTGCGCGAGGGCGACGAGGCGATCACCGGCGCCCAGCTTCAGAAAATGAGTGACGAGGAGCTGAGCCGCAATATTGAAAAATACAGCGTTTATGCGCGCGTTACGCCCTCCGACAAGATCCGCATCGTCAAAGCCTGGCAGCAGGAGGATGCGGTCGTCGCCATGACGGGCGACGGCGTCAACGACGCCCCGGCGCTGAAAGCCGCCGATATCGGCTGCGCCATGGGCATCACGGGCACGGACGTCGCAAAGGGCGCTGCGGCTATGACGCTGACGGATGACAACTTCTCCACCATCGTGACGGCGGTGAAAGAGGGACGCGGCGTTTACGACAACATCCGCAAATCCGTGGAATTCCTGCTTTCGTGCAACCTGGGTGAAATTCTGGTCGTATTCCTCGCCATGATGTTCTGGAGGGAATCCCCCTTGCGCCCGATCCAGCTTCTGTGGATCAACCTGGTCACGGACTGCCTGCCGGCGCTGGCGCTCGGCATGGAGCCCGTCGACTTCGACGTGATGAACCGCAAGCCCCGCACCAAGAGCGAAAGCGTTTTCTCGGGCGGCCTCGGGATTCTGGCGATCTGCCAGGGCATTTTGATCGGTGCGATTACCCTGGTGGCCTATTATATCGGCTCGCGCGTGATGAGGACCGGTCCGGAGCTGAACATCGTTCTGGGCGAGAGCATGGCGTTCGCCACGCTGGCGATTTCCGAGCTGGTTCATTCGTTCAACGCCCGTTCCAGATATTCCCTGTTCAAAATCGGCTTCTTCAGCAACACGAAGCTGATCGGTGCGTTCCTGGTTTCGCTCGCGATGATGCTGGTTGTTCTTCTGGTTCCCGCGCTGAACCCGATCTTTGAAGTGGACTTCATGCATTCGGCCGCGTGGCTCACCGTCTGCGGTCTTTCGCTGGTGCCGCTGGTCGCCATGGAAATCTTCAAGAATATCCGCCAGCTCTACTATAAAACCAAAAAAGAATAAATCGGGTTTGTTCGATAAACCCGGATTTTGGGCGGCCGCGCGGCAGAACGCGGCCGTCTTTTTCTTGTAAGGAGAAACCTCCCGGCTGTGCCGGGAGTTCAAAAAAACTTTAGCGGTGAGCAAGAAATACGAGTGAAACCTACCCAAACCCCTACCCGTTCCTATTTCAAAGCAAAAACAGACAGCTTCCGTGAAATGGGAGGGGCTTTGGCAGGGAAGGGACGAAGCCCCCTCCTGCCTCGGTCCCTTTCCGCACAAGATTGCTTTCGATTTTCAGTTTGCCTGCTGTGCGGGAGGGGGCAGGGGGTGAGAAACGCTGTTGCAAGCGTAAGAAAGCTTCAAGTGCTTTGAGGCGTGGCCGGTAAAAAGGGCTTTGCCGGAAAAAACTATTTTGCTTGATTTTTCTTCCGTTTTTGGATTACAATAATTGGGAAAAGAAAACTTCCTGCCGGAAGATCCGGCCGGACGGGAAAGCGGGGGACCGGGAATGAAGGCGTTGGTCACGGGTGCCAGCTCGGGCATCGGCCGGGACATGGCGCGCGAGCTCAGCCGCCGGGGCTGCGATTTGATTTTGGTTGCCAGAAGGGAAGACCGGCTGCGGGAGCTGCAGAAAGAGCTGAAAACCGATGTGCGGATCATCCGCGCGAACCTTCGGTCGCAGGAGGCGTGCCTGGAGCTGTACCGGCAGGTGAAGAATGAAAACGTCGACATCCTGATCAACGACGCCGGATTCGGGCTGTTCGGCGCGTTCGACAAAACGGACCTCGGCCGCGAGATGGAGATGATCGACGTCAATATCCGCGCGGTGCATATTCTGACCAAGCTGTTCCTGAAGGATTTTAAGGAGAGGGATTCCGGCTATATTCTGAACGTGGCTTCATCCGCCGCGTTCCTGCCGGGTCCGCTCCTGTCGACGTATTACGCGTCGAAGGCGTACGTTCTGCGCCTGACGGAAGCGGTTTCCGAGGAGCTTCGCAGGGCGGGCAGCCGGGTGTACATCGGGGCGCTCTGCCCCGGGCCTGTGGCGACGGAGTTCGACCGCACGGCCAACGTCCGGTTCAGCGTGAAAAACCTGCCGAGCCGCCGTGTGGCCGAGTACGCCATCCGCGGCATGTTCGCGCGCCGGCGGGTGATCGTGCCGGGCGCGGCGATGAAGGCGGCGCTGTTTCTCCCCCGGTTGATCCCGTCCGGCCTGCTGCTCCGGATCTCGTACCATCTGCAGAAACGGAAAGACCCGTGAACTTTGTTGGAAGAATAGAAAAAGCGAAAGGAGGGGCCGGCCCGAAGGAAACAGGCCGGCTGTAAAGCTGTTTTGAAAGCGAGAATTATCACGGAAAAGGAACTGGTTCTTTTATACCGTCTGAATCCGGCGGAAGGGCCGGGAAAAGCCATTGTGGAAGCGCTGAATGCGCAGAGAGTGCCATACCGCGAAGTGGGCGAGGACATGCTCGGCGAAACCGTGGGGTATCTGGCGGGGCTGCCCGGGTATGAAAAGGCGACGGAGCCGTTCCCCGGGGAGAAGCCGGCGGAGCGCGTCATGGTGTTTCAGGGCCTTTCGGAAAGCCGCTTGAACCGGGTGCTGAAAAAGCTGCCGGCGGAAAGCGCGGATGTCCTGAAAGCGGTCGTGACGCCGTCGAACCGGGACTGGATGCTGGTTCAGCTGATTTCTCAGCTTTCCGGGGAGCGGGAAGCCTTTGCCAAGCTGGAACAAAAATAAAAGACCGGCGCACCCGAAAAAAGGATGCGCCGGTCTTTTCGTGAAGGGGAGAAGCGGGGTTTCACGCCCCGCGCAGGTATTTCTCAAGCTGCCGTTCCGAACGCGGGACCGGAAGGCCCGCGGGGAGCAGCTTTTTTTCAGTCAGCACGCTGAACAGCCGGATGACCGCAGGGGTTTCCAAGCTGGCGCGCCGCAGGAGCGGTTCGTTTTGGAACACTGCTTCGGGCGTGTCCTTGATCAGCACTTTCCCGCCGTCGAACAGCGCGACGGAATCCGCCCACGAAAGCGCCCGGTTCACATCGTGCGTGGAGAGGATGACGGTCATCCCCTTTTCGCTCAGCCCGTCGATGATGGAATCCACCAGCCGGGCGTGCTTCGGGTCGAGCGCGGCGGTCGGTTCGTCCAGAATCATCACGTCGGGGCGCATCACGAGGATATCCGCGATGGCGACCCGCTTTTTCTGCCCGCCGCTCAGAAAGTGGACGGGCTTGTCCTGAAATTCCGCGATGTTCAGCTCCCGGATCACATCCTCGACCCGCCTGCGCGCTTTTTCCTCATCCAGCCCCAGGTTCAGCGGGCCGAACGAGATCTCCCCGAACACATCCGCGCTGAAAAGCTGCTGGTCGGGGTCCTGGAATACGATGCCGACCCTGCGCCGAAGCGCGAGCAGACCCTTTTTCGAGTAGTCCAGCGGCCGGCCGTCGAGATACACCGTGCCGGAGGACGGGCGGTGCACGCCGTTCAGGCACAGGAAAAACGTGGATTTCCCGGAGCCGTTTGCCCCCATGACCGCGAGCTTTTCCCCCCGCCTGACGGAAAGATCCATGCCGTTCAGGGCGTTTGTCCCGTCCTCGTACCGGTAGCAGAGCCGTTCCGCCCGGATGATGATGTCCGTATTCATAAAGCTCCTCCGTAAAATCGGCCGAATCCCGCGGCGGCGGCGAAAAGGGCCAGCAGCAGGGCCGCTGCCGCGGTTTCCCCCGCCGTCGCCCGGCACGTCCTGCTCAGCACCCGGATCCGCCCGTCGTAGCAGCGGGATTCCATCGCGTCGTAAATCCCGGACGACCGGGAAAACGCGAGCTGGAGCAGCACGGCCAGCAGCAGGCCCGCGGCGTGCAGCGCCGTCTTTTTATCCCGGTTCCCCAGCCGGCAGCGCTGCGAGGTTTGGATCGCGGAGCCGGTTTCCAGCAGTACGAACAGAAAGCGGTAGACCAGAAACATCAGCTCCAGAATCAGCTCCGGGCAGTGCGCGCGCCGCAGCACGGCGAAAATGTCGGTGAGCGGCGTGGTCAGCGACAGAAAATACAGGCACGAAATCGAGGCGAACGCTGTCAGGACCAGCCGCAGCCCGTAAAGGAGCGAAGCGGAATCCACCGACAGATACCGCGCGCCGAGCGGAAGGGAGAAAAGCGCGGAGGGCTCCGCCGAAAGATGGAACACGACCGCGACGGTGCTCAGGATCAGAAAGCCAAGCGGCACCGCCATCAGCTTCCCGTACCGCCGCAGGGGGATTCCGCCCGCCTTTACCGTCAGAACGCTCATCACGGAAAGGATGCAGACCGAGACCGGCAGCGAGCGCGCCGCGACGCAGAGCAGAAGCGACGAAACGGAAAAAACCACCTTTAAAGCCGGGCTTTTCCGGCGCAGCCGGGAAGAATACGCCAGCTTGTCGATCAGGATCATTCCCGCTCAGCCTTTCCCGTTCTTTTTCCGGCATACCAGATAGCCGAACCCGAAGCCGAGGATCCCGCTGCCGATTCCGGCTTCCAGTGAAAACAGCAGGCTTTCGGTTTCGCTTCCGGGCGGCTGAAGGATGCTGGAGGCCCACGGCTTGTAGTCGGGGGTCAGCTCGCTGACGACGCCTTCCGCCGCGTCGTCGGAGCCGCCGAATTCCGAGTTGTGGATGAAAAGGAGCGGGGCCGACGCGATGACGATCACCGCCAGAAGAAGAATCAATACGGTCCTTTTGTTTTTGCTCACGGGTTACGCCTCCTTGTCAAAATGCAGTTCCGCCATCTCGGGCTTCGCATAGCTTTCCAGCCCGATCACGACGACGACGGTGAGGAACCCCTCCACAATGGCGAGGGGAACCTGGGTCACGGCGAAGATCGCCGCGAATTTTGCGAAAGCCTCCCCGACGCTTCCGGCGTTATGGGCAAGCGCGAGCTGAAAGCTGGTGACGCAGTAGGTGGAAAGGTCGCCGAGGCAGGCGGAAAGAAAAACGGCGAATTTTTTCCCGGTTTTCAGCTTCAGACAGAGCTTGTAGATCCCGTAGGAAACGAACGGCCCGGCAATCGCCATCGAGAACGTGTTCGCGCCCAGCGTGGTAAGGCCGCCGTGCGCCAGCAGGATCGCCTGAAACAGCAGGACGATCACGCCGAGCACGCTCATGACGCTCGGCCCGAACAGGATCGCGCCCAGCCCCGTCCCGGTGGGGTGCGAGCTGCTGCCCGTGACGGATGGGATTTTCAGCGCCGAAAGCACGAACGTATAGGCGCCGGCCATCGCCAGAATCAGAAGAAGCCTGCGGTTGCGCGCGATCGTCTTCCGGATGGAAAAAACGCCCGCGACAAAAAAGGGAAGACAGACGGCCCCCCAGAAGATGCAGTATCCAAGGGGCAGGTAGCCCTCCATGATGTGCATGGCGCTCGCCGCCGGAGCCGCGCCGAACGCGAGCGCGGCCGCAAGGGATGCGGTCATCCATCTTTTTTGGTTCTTTGACATGCTGCTTTCCTCCTTGGGCGCGAAAAGGCGCCCGGTTTTGTTTCACCCCTTTCAAAAGGGCGGATGCGGAAAACAATGCGAAAAGCCGCCCCTGCCAGGCGGCAGGGACGGCTTTGTTTCCATCCGGCTTGATTCCGGTTTTGTCTGCGAAAAAACGCGCAGAAAAAACAGACCCACAAAGGGGCCGGAACCGGCACTTTCTGTCGCTCGCAGAAATTTTTGTGCGCTGCTGCGGCAAGCAGGTCTTCCGGCTCAAGCGTCTTCGCGGTTTCCTCCTTCCCGGTTGCCCAGTGGAACAATGGAAACAGCTCGGCTTTTACGGCGGCGGGACCGCGCGGGATTTTCACCCGCTTCCCTTTTGATTTTCTGCCCCAAAGCAGAAAAACTTACCGAGTTTTTGTTCTATTCTTTTTTATCGCGGCGATTCGCCGTTTTTCGCTCTTCCCTTAGATTCTAAGACAGAAATTTCCAATTGTCAACAGTTTTCCGCGGCAATCCGGGCCTCTTTTACAGGTAGTTTTTCAGCAGCATGCAGAGCTCTTCCTCGCCGTAGGCCGCAAGGTCGGCCTTTTCCAGAACGGAGCCCGCGATGCGGCGCTCGGCGCCGAAGGCGATCCCCACGTCGGCAAGCCCGATCATCCCGGCGTCGTTGCTCCCGTCGCCCACGGCCACGACCGGCAGGTCGATCCGGCGCACCGCGTCGGCCTTATCCAGAAGGGAGGCGATCCGCTCGATCTTTCCGTCCCGGACCAGCGCGCGGGAGCAGAAGCAGCGGTCCTGCATCCCGATCTTTCGGAGCAGGCCCTCGATCCAGACATCCAGGTTCCCGGTGACGATATAGCAGCGTTCCTTGTTCTCGC
This window of the Ruminococcaceae bacterium BL-6 genome carries:
- the cbiN gene encoding Cobalt transport protein CbiN; translated protein: MSKNKRTVLILLLAVIVIASAPLLFIHNSEFGGSDDAAEGVVSELTPDYKPWASSILQPPGSETESLLFSLEAGIGSGILGFGFGYLVCRKKNGKG
- a CDS encoding Phosphoserine phosphatase, translated to MNQYQFLLDLDSTVTRTEILPEIARSIGLFDKIGEITERTMNGDLPFEESFRLRVELLREIPVEEAGRIAAEIPLNEPLCEFIRENKERCYIVTGNLDVWIEGLLRKIGMQDRCFCSRALVRDGKIERIASLLDKADAVRRIDLPVVAVGDGSNDAGMIGLADVGIAFGAERRIAGSVLEKADLAAYGEEELCMLLKNYL
- a CDS encoding Calcium-transporting ATPase 1 is translated as MNWHAESLDKVRESLQTDCEQGLTQAEAQARLEKYGHNKLKEKAARTFFQRFMDQMKDVMIIILLIAALISAGLSVYNTMNGQEAEWIEPIAIILIVVLNGIIGVVQESKAEAALEALKDMSAPNAKVVRDGKIQSVPASEVVPGDVVELEAGDFIPADCRLISSSTLKCDEAALTGESLPSEKEAVDGLAEDAALGDRCNMVYSGCAVSYGHARAVVAETGMNTEMGKIATLLEGEDNNMTPLQVKLAQLGKYLGFLALGICAIIFVIGVIDRLPLLDMFMTAVSLAVAAIPEGLPAIVTIVLAIGVQRMVAKNAIIRQLPAVETLGCTTVICSDKTGTLTQNRMTLVQAYTEGEPVPLNGDRKPNDSTVALLRMATLCTDGVVDVVDGVEKHMGDPTETAIVACALHNGITKADLNEKYPRVGEIPFDSDRKLMTTVNRFDGKYVVIVKGAPDILFGRCVSGDLEAAARANEKMADDALRVLAVACKTLDEEPKEYTCEALEQGLSLAGLVGMIDPPRLEVKDSIRECKTAGIRTVMITGDHVNTASAIAKDLGILREGDEAITGAQLQKMSDEELSRNIEKYSVYARVTPSDKIRIVKAWQQEDAVVAMTGDGVNDAPALKAADIGCAMGITGTDVAKGAAAMTLTDDNFSTIVTAVKEGRGVYDNIRKSVEFLLSCNLGEILVVFLAMMFWRESPLRPIQLLWINLVTDCLPALALGMEPVDFDVMNRKPRTKSESVFSGGLGILAICQGILIGAITLVAYYIGSRVMRTGPELNIVLGESMAFATLAISELVHSFNARSRYSLFKIGFFSNTKLIGAFLVSLAMMLVVLLVPALNPIFEVDFMHSAAWLTVCGLSLVPLVAMEIFKNIRQLYYKTKKE
- a CDS encoding Putative ABC transporter ATP-binding protein MTBMA_c05830 (Evidence 3 : Putative function from multiple computational evidences); translation: MNTDIIIRAERLCYRYEDGTNALNGMDLSVRRGEKLAVMGANGSGKSTFFLCLNGVHRPSSGTVYLDGRPLDYSKKGLLALRRRVGIVFQDPDQQLFSADVFGEISFGPLNLGLDEEKARRRVEDVIRELNIAEFQDKPVHFLSGGQKKRVAIADILVMRPDVMILDEPTAALDPKHARLVDSIIDGLSEKGMTVILSTHDVNRALSWADSVALFDGGKVLIKDTPEAVFQNEPLLRRASLETPAVIRLFSVLTEKKLLPAGLPVPRSERQLEKYLRGA
- a CDS encoding Cobalt ECF transporter T component CbiQ, with protein sequence MILIDKLAYSSRLRRKSPALKVVFSVSSLLLCVAARSLPVSVCILSVMSVLTVKAGGIPLRRYGKLMAVPLGFLILSTVAVVFHLSAEPSALFSLPLGARYLSVDSASLLYGLRLVLTAFASISCLYFLSLTTPLTDIFAVLRRAHCPELILELMFLVYRFLFVLLETGSAIQTSQRCRLGNRDKKTALHAAGLLLAVLLQLAFSRSSGIYDAMESRCYDGRIRVLSRTCRATAGETAAAALLLALFAAAAGFGRFYGGAL
- the cbiM gene encoding Cobalt transport protein CbiM, coding for MSKNQKRWMTASLAAALAFGAAPAASAMHIMEGYLPLGYCIFWGAVCLPFFVAGVFSIRKTIARNRRLLLILAMAGAYTFVLSALKIPSVTGSSSHPTGTGLGAILFGPSVMSVLGVIVLLFQAILLAHGGLTTLGANTFSMAIAGPFVSYGIYKLCLKLKTGKKFAVFLSACLGDLSTYCVTSFQLALAHNAGSVGEAFAKFAAIFAVTQVPLAIVEGFLTVVVVIGLESYAKPEMAELHFDKEA
- a CDS encoding conserved protein of unknown function (Evidence 4 : Unknown function but conserved in other organisms) encodes the protein MKARIITEKELVLLYRLNPAEGPGKAIVEALNAQRVPYREVGEDMLGETVGYLAGLPGYEKATEPFPGEKPAERVMVFQGLSESRLNRVLKKLPAESADVLKAVVTPSNRDWMLVQLISQLSGEREAFAKLEQK
- a CDS encoding Ketoacyl reductase, with protein sequence MKALVTGASSGIGRDMARELSRRGCDLILVARREDRLRELQKELKTDVRIIRANLRSQEACLELYRQVKNENVDILINDAGFGLFGAFDKTDLGREMEMIDVNIRAVHILTKLFLKDFKERDSGYILNVASSAAFLPGPLLSTYYASKAYVLRLTEAVSEELRRAGSRVYIGALCPGPVATEFDRTANVRFSVKNLPSRRVAEYAIRGMFARRRVIVPGAAMKAALFLPRLIPSGLLLRISYHLQKRKDP